The proteins below come from a single Methanolobus chelungpuianus genomic window:
- a CDS encoding cobalt-precorrin-7 (C(5))-methyltransferase, giving the protein MIIVGVGVGPKMLTREAIEAISAAPVIYGSERAIELARDHIKCEAHPIKSFKNLHLLPADAVVLSTGDPMFSGLGKFAGEHDRVITGVSSIQAACARFHVEMSNLAMITAHGRDPAPAREALIRELSMGKNIFLLPADNFGPAEVAGILKEMGIDARICIYENIGYSDERAATGTLSEPPLNESDVYCLMVVR; this is encoded by the coding sequence ATGATCATAGTAGGCGTGGGCGTCGGCCCGAAAATGCTGACCCGGGAGGCCATTGAGGCTATCAGTGCAGCTCCGGTGATCTACGGCTCGGAGCGGGCCATAGAGCTTGCCAGGGACCACATTAAGTGCGAGGCCCACCCGATCAAGAGTTTCAAGAACCTGCATCTGCTGCCCGCGGATGCTGTTGTGCTGTCCACAGGGGACCCTATGTTCTCAGGTCTCGGGAAGTTTGCAGGCGAGCATGACAGGGTTATCACGGGCGTTTCTTCCATACAGGCAGCATGTGCACGCTTCCATGTGGAAATGTCAAACCTGGCTATGATAACGGCCCACGGCAGGGACCCCGCCCCGGCAAGAGAGGCTCTTATACGCGAGCTCTCCATGGGGAAGAACATCTTCCTTCTCCCCGCCGACAATTTCGGGCCGGCCGAGGTCGCGGGCATCCTGAAGGAAATGGGCATTGATGCCAGGATATGCATCTACGAGAATATCGGTTATTCTGATGAGAGGGCTGCGACGGGCACTCTAAGCGAACCTCCTCTGAACGAGTCT
- a CDS encoding cobalt-precorrin-5B (C(1))-methyltransferase: MIDPVNKSKIPDEWLERSQMPRKELEEGIRSGMLVVLSNGSVLRRGFTTGTTAALAAKAAVLSLGGDVTRVSVPTPVGLRAELDVKAGKGHAVAVKINNDHESDITRGLEFAADAREADGIIVNAGQGVGIVTRSGLESKKGQPAINPRPMEQIRAAIEEAVEELNLRGAEVTIYLPRGKEISKETLNSRIGIIDGISILGTTGFVEPWNDHLGEMKGDLIRESDKVVLTTGRIGIRYSTMLFPEHTVVLAGSRIDEALEAAHGDIVICGLPGLVLKWGDPDMLKDSGFATVVEMLELDPGNERLKKAFEGAIEKGKGARIVVVDRDGTVLMDSGDGI; the protein is encoded by the coding sequence ATGATCGACCCGGTAAACAAATCCAAAATACCAGATGAATGGCTTGAACGCTCGCAGATGCCCCGCAAGGAGCTTGAAGAAGGCATACGGAGCGGAATGCTGGTTGTACTTAGCAATGGCTCGGTGTTGAGGAGAGGTTTCACTACCGGGACAACGGCTGCACTTGCCGCAAAGGCTGCGGTGCTCTCTCTCGGAGGAGATGTGACCCGTGTATCGGTTCCCACACCGGTGGGACTGCGCGCCGAGCTTGATGTGAAGGCGGGCAAAGGGCATGCTGTTGCAGTCAAGATAAATAACGATCATGAGTCCGACATCACCCGGGGACTTGAGTTCGCTGCCGATGCCAGGGAGGCTGACGGCATTATAGTGAATGCGGGTCAGGGTGTCGGTATTGTCACCCGCAGCGGTCTTGAATCAAAAAAAGGACAGCCTGCCATCAATCCGCGCCCCATGGAGCAGATAAGGGCGGCTATCGAGGAAGCTGTGGAAGAGCTGAATCTGAGGGGCGCTGAAGTCACCATATATCTGCCCCGGGGGAAGGAGATCTCGAAGGAGACCCTCAACAGCCGTATAGGGATCATTGACGGCATATCTATTCTCGGCACCACGGGTTTCGTTGAGCCCTGGAACGACCATCTTGGAGAGATGAAGGGAGACCTGATAAGGGAATCCGACAAGGTGGTGCTCACCACAGGCAGGATCGGTATCAGGTACTCCACTATGCTCTTCCCCGAGCACACAGTGGTGCTTGCCGGAAGCCGTATCGATGAGGCTCTTGAGGCAGCGCACGGGGATATTGTGATATGCGGCCTGCCGGGCCTTGTCCTGAAATGGGGTGACCCGGACATGCTCAAGGACAGCGGGTTTGCCACCGTGGTGGAGATGCTTGAACTTGACCCCGGCAACGAGCGGCTTAAAAAGGCCTTTGAGGGAGCGATCGAAAAAGGCAAGGGTGCGCGCATTGTCGTTGTCGACCGTGACGGCACCGTGCTCATGGACAGTGGGGACGGTATATGA
- a CDS encoding universal stress protein, with product MIETVLVPVDFTIESEELLACVGEFKNAGLKKVILLHVVDIYQAQGLAPMFEENARKRIAEYSQLLDEIGVDASTLVIHGDVKKTIVRVADEENVDCIVMGATTSGPVRGRLIGRTTEYISRGSGKIVLIEKYDTLMGGGTETYVKACSTKFSKVLLPVDLSGHSEKILREIGCLKDIIGELVFLHVIEDGNEAAGLESERQRILGRLAGMGRRFESEIKVSHYVSSGRPAEEIGTLAEQLGITLIAITTHGMGSLKDILLGSTAESLLRRTRKPILLVPAGKE from the coding sequence ATGATAGAAACTGTACTTGTGCCAGTCGATTTTACGATCGAGAGTGAAGAGCTTCTTGCCTGTGTAGGGGAATTCAAAAATGCCGGGCTTAAGAAGGTGATATTACTGCATGTGGTGGACATCTATCAGGCCCAGGGACTGGCCCCGATGTTCGAGGAGAATGCAAGAAAGAGGATCGCTGAGTACAGCCAACTGCTTGATGAGATTGGTGTGGATGCAAGCACGCTCGTTATCCACGGCGATGTTAAGAAGACCATCGTACGGGTCGCAGATGAGGAGAATGTGGACTGTATAGTTATGGGTGCGACCACTTCAGGCCCGGTAAGAGGTCGTCTCATAGGAAGGACGACAGAATACATATCCCGTGGATCGGGAAAGATAGTGCTTATTGAGAAGTATGATACTCTCATGGGGGGCGGGACAGAGACCTATGTGAAAGCCTGCTCCACTAAGTTCTCGAAGGTTCTGCTTCCGGTCGATCTTTCAGGGCATTCGGAGAAGATACTGCGGGAGATCGGATGCCTGAAGGATATTATTGGTGAGCTGGTATTCTTACATGTGATCGAAGACGGGAACGAGGCAGCCGGACTTGAAAGTGAGAGGCAGCGCATCCTGGGCCGGCTCGCAGGAATGGGACGCAGGTTTGAAAGTGAGATCAAGGTCAGTCATTATGTGAGCAGCGGAAGGCCTGCCGAGGAGATAGGCACTCTTGCAGAACAGCTGGGCATCACTCTTATTGCAATCACAACTCATGGAATGGGGTCATTAAAGGACATACTGCTGGGAAGTACTGCGGAAAGCCTGCTGCGCAGGACGAGGAAGCCAATACTGCTGGTTCCGGCAGGGAAGGAGTGA
- a CDS encoding permease has protein sequence MTQDYLMHLFNAGLQSVQEYLALHVLLCLIPAFFLAGAIASLFSKESVLKYFGANTPKYISYTVAAVSGCLLAVCSCTVLPLFAGIFKRGAGIGPATTFLFSAPAINILAIVYTAKILGYDLGAARAVAAILLSIIIGLIMALIYERKSEVHKGIKTFGGDKHSHTVYLFLLLLAILVVPEIIRSWTYLALVEIPLIALTVYFSFKWYSAEERKSWMEETWFLVKMITPLLLVGVFFAGIIVELLPANIVVRYVGGDGLMSYFIASVAAALMYFSTLTEVPIINALTVLGMGRGPALAMLLAGPALSLPNMIVISHIMGVRKGLSYIALVVLAAMISGILFGYYIL, from the coding sequence ATGACCCAAGACTACCTGATGCATCTGTTTAATGCAGGCCTGCAGTCCGTCCAGGAATACCTGGCCCTGCACGTACTGCTCTGCCTGATTCCCGCATTCTTCCTTGCCGGAGCCATTGCATCCCTTTTCTCAAAGGAATCAGTGCTCAAGTACTTCGGAGCGAATACACCCAAGTACATATCATACACAGTTGCAGCCGTGTCCGGCTGTCTTCTTGCAGTATGCAGCTGCACAGTACTTCCTCTGTTCGCAGGCATCTTCAAAAGAGGAGCAGGTATCGGCCCAGCCACCACCTTTCTGTTCTCCGCGCCGGCCATCAATATCCTGGCAATAGTCTACACTGCAAAGATCCTGGGCTACGACCTCGGTGCAGCCAGGGCTGTGGCCGCCATACTGCTGTCTATAATTATAGGATTGATAATGGCCCTGATATATGAAAGGAAGAGTGAGGTGCATAAAGGGATCAAGACATTCGGCGGTGACAAGCACTCCCATACGGTCTATCTCTTCCTGCTGCTGCTGGCCATACTTGTGGTTCCTGAAATAATAAGGTCGTGGACCTATCTGGCCCTGGTGGAAATACCCCTGATAGCGTTGACAGTATACTTCTCTTTCAAGTGGTACTCTGCAGAGGAGAGAAAGAGCTGGATGGAAGAGACCTGGTTCCTTGTCAAGATGATAACTCCCCTTCTGCTGGTGGGCGTTTTCTTTGCAGGCATTATTGTGGAACTGCTCCCTGCAAACATTGTGGTCAGGTACGTGGGCGGTGATGGTCTTATGTCCTACTTCATAGCTTCCGTTGCTGCGGCGCTGATGTATTTCTCCACACTGACGGAAGTTCCCATCATTAATGCGCTTACAGTGCTTGGCATGGGAAGAGGGCCCGCGCTCGCAATGTTGCTAGCCGGCCCGGCACTGAGCCTGCCTAATATGATAGTCATCAGCCACATTATGGGAGTGAGGAAAGGACTCTCCTATATTGCCCTCGTGGTCCTAGCTGCGATGATATCCGGAATTCTGTTCGGCTATTATATATTGTAA
- the mutL gene encoding DNA mismatch repair endonuclease MutL — protein MTEQITGPEHVRKEGKITADKDYDLQGSRIHVLDESTINKIAAGEVIERPASVVKELIDNSIDANATDIRVEIKGSGTKSILVVDNGSGMSHQDASLAFTKHATSKISSIEDLDRVLTLGFRGEALASIASVCRVELTTRQENDISGTRVVVDSSGIKSISPAGSAVGTSIVVNDLFYSTPARKKYLKSLRTELANITDVVTRHAVAHPGISFTLVSDGKVIIRSPSSGELFDSIVHLYGADVARSLVPVEFRSEFVSISGYISKPELTRSGTDLQAFFINGRSIYSRVIANAVRLGYYTLLPKGRYPAAFLKLEIDPFHVDVNVHPTKREVRLSHEKEIESAITTAVEQALSTADLIPELRITKESTVQSRIHEPEARPPENDGSGTAPADPLFREGRQDYQEKYRQESLPQQPSVVREESQSYRYPMKDTEKRLMRSERLQVKHAPPVKKNEAFPDVKVLGQFADLYILTESEGKLVLVDQHAAHERIMYEQVLKMRDMGWQELITPVTLELSTKEMAIIEDYVPFLEQIGFSISEFGPGAYVVTTVPSIFGRLEEPGIVHDIISDLVSGGRIREDTEVYDRLCSTMACRAAIKAGAVCTPEQMQGLLRQLMLCENPYTCPHGRPTMVSFTKEELGKMFGRT, from the coding sequence ATGACTGAGCAAATTACAGGACCGGAACACGTGAGAAAGGAGGGAAAGATTACGGCCGACAAGGATTATGATCTGCAGGGTTCCAGGATACATGTACTGGACGAGTCCACGATAAACAAGATAGCTGCAGGAGAAGTCATCGAGCGTCCGGCATCCGTGGTCAAGGAGCTCATCGATAATTCCATTGACGCTAACGCCACCGATATTCGAGTGGAAATAAAGGGGTCTGGCACGAAAAGCATACTTGTTGTTGACAACGGTTCCGGGATGAGCCACCAGGATGCTTCGCTGGCCTTCACGAAACATGCAACAAGCAAGATAAGCAGCATAGAGGACCTTGACCGTGTGCTCACCCTGGGTTTCAGGGGTGAGGCGCTTGCATCCATAGCCTCGGTCTGCAGGGTCGAGCTTACGACCAGACAGGAAAACGATATTTCCGGAACCCGGGTGGTCGTAGATAGCAGCGGCATCAAGAGCATATCTCCGGCAGGCTCGGCTGTGGGAACCTCCATAGTCGTGAACGACCTCTTTTACAGTACTCCGGCACGGAAAAAGTACCTTAAGAGCCTGCGCACCGAACTTGCCAATATCACTGATGTGGTCACCAGGCACGCAGTAGCCCATCCCGGGATATCCTTCACCCTGGTGAGCGACGGCAAGGTCATCATTAGATCCCCAAGCTCAGGCGAGCTCTTTGACAGCATAGTTCACCTGTATGGCGCAGACGTTGCCCGTTCACTGGTACCTGTGGAATTCAGGTCCGAGTTTGTGTCCATATCCGGTTACATATCCAAGCCTGAGCTGACCAGGAGCGGAACTGACCTCCAGGCTTTCTTTATCAATGGCAGGAGCATCTATTCCAGGGTGATAGCCAATGCTGTGAGACTGGGATACTACACTCTCCTTCCTAAGGGGCGCTACCCCGCAGCCTTCCTGAAACTCGAAATCGATCCCTTCCATGTTGATGTGAATGTACATCCGACAAAAAGGGAAGTACGCCTGAGCCATGAGAAGGAAATAGAATCCGCCATTACCACCGCAGTGGAACAGGCACTCAGTACTGCTGATCTCATTCCTGAGCTCAGGATCACAAAGGAGAGCACTGTCCAGTCAAGGATACATGAGCCTGAGGCCCGCCCTCCTGAAAACGATGGAAGCGGAACTGCTCCCGCGGATCCTCTTTTCCGTGAGGGCAGGCAGGACTATCAGGAGAAGTACCGGCAGGAGTCTCTCCCTCAGCAGCCTTCGGTGGTCAGAGAGGAAAGCCAGTCTTATCGCTACCCTATGAAAGATACCGAGAAACGGCTCATGAGAAGTGAGAGGCTCCAGGTAAAGCACGCGCCTCCTGTAAAGAAAAACGAGGCTTTTCCGGATGTGAAGGTGCTGGGCCAGTTCGCGGACCTGTACATACTCACTGAAAGCGAGGGGAAGCTTGTGCTGGTGGACCAGCATGCTGCCCATGAGCGTATCATGTACGAGCAGGTGCTTAAGATGCGGGACATGGGCTGGCAGGAACTTATCACGCCAGTGACCCTTGAGCTCAGTACAAAAGAAATGGCCATTATAGAGGACTACGTACCCTTCCTGGAACAGATAGGCTTCTCCATATCGGAATTCGGTCCGGGTGCTTATGTTGTCACCACGGTGCCAAGTATCTTTGGCAGGCTGGAGGAGCCGGGAATCGTTCACGATATTATTTCCGACCTGGTATCAGGAGGAAGGATCAGGGAGGATACCGAGGTGTATGACCGCCTGTGCAGCACCATGGCCTGCCGTGCGGCGATAAAGGCGGGTGCGGTATGCACTCCGGAGCAGATGCAGGGACTGCTGAGACAGTTGATGCTATGTGAGAACCCCTACACATGTCCTCATGGACGGCCTACCATGGTCTCCTTCACAAAGGAGGAGCTGGGTAAGATGTTTGGCAGGACATGA
- the mutS gene encoding DNA mismatch repair protein MutS: MMNQMTPAMQQYYSAKEEYADALIFFRMGDFYESFGEDAKTIARELEITLTTRGRGKDGKEMPLAGIPYHAIDNYLPRLIKKGYKVAICEQLEDPKTAKGVVKRGVVRVVTPGTAMDPSMFPDASNNYLMALYGEGKDFGLAFLDISTGEFLTTQLADSSPYDRIASEAARMGPSECIMPPSMLADEKLVERIRELKIIIHEYGEDAFGQECADKLLKEHFHVSTLEGMGCSGLPFAVCAAGAALQYAVDTQMRELSQVQQLKTYFDSEFMVLDAITLRNLEIVKNVRGEGNDSTLLGVLDDTKTPMGGRLLQKWLLKPLVSVDDINQRLDAVSQLLGSTLVRFDLRSHLSYVKDMERLVGRVLYGNSNARDLVALRRSLEAVPQVTESMEGYGKSGLLADIVSQLFSFRELEELTGLIGRAIVDEPPVSVRDGGMIKSGYNDRLDELRGMSKSGKHWIAEFQQKERDRTGIRSLKVGYNKVFGYYLEVTKANISQVPDDYIRKQTMTNAERFYTPQLKERESDILSADEKMVALEYEILCEINTVVASHAKQLQDIAATLGMLDVLANFAEVAANNNYIRPGITSDCKLLIRDGRHPVVESAVPGGFVPNDADMDCQNNQFMLITGPNMAGKSTYMRQIAMIVIMAQAGSFVPASHASIGIVDRVFTRVGAFDDLASGQSTFMVEMVELANILNNATPRSLVLLDEIGRGTSTYDGYSIAKAVVEYIHNKGRVGVRSLFATHYHQLTELAGGLKRVKNFHIAVKEEGDDLVFLRKIVPGATDKSYGIHVARIAGVPLSVTKRAREILEDIENESAISMNDTRAGRKHRNNAKYTQLILFDQAASAEESKPHPVLEQLRELDVNSLTPLEALNKLSQMKSRLEQKG, translated from the coding sequence ATCATGAATCAGATGACACCTGCCATGCAGCAGTATTATTCGGCCAAGGAGGAGTATGCAGATGCTCTCATATTTTTCAGGATGGGGGATTTCTACGAATCCTTTGGCGAAGACGCAAAGACCATTGCCAGGGAACTGGAGATCACATTAACCACAAGGGGAAGGGGTAAGGACGGAAAGGAAATGCCGCTTGCGGGCATTCCTTACCATGCAATTGACAACTACCTGCCCCGGCTCATTAAGAAGGGTTATAAGGTCGCCATATGCGAACAGCTCGAGGACCCTAAAACAGCCAAAGGGGTCGTGAAAAGGGGTGTCGTGCGTGTTGTCACGCCGGGTACTGCCATGGACCCATCCATGTTCCCGGATGCTTCGAACAACTATCTCATGGCGCTCTATGGGGAGGGGAAGGATTTCGGGCTCGCGTTTCTGGATATCTCCACGGGCGAGTTCCTGACAACGCAGCTTGCGGACAGTTCTCCATACGACAGGATAGCAAGCGAGGCTGCGCGTATGGGCCCCTCCGAGTGTATCATGCCACCTTCCATGCTTGCAGATGAGAAGCTGGTGGAACGGATAAGGGAACTGAAGATCATTATCCATGAATACGGGGAGGATGCCTTCGGGCAGGAATGCGCGGATAAGCTGCTGAAGGAACATTTCCATGTGTCCACACTTGAGGGCATGGGATGCAGCGGGCTACCCTTTGCAGTATGTGCCGCAGGTGCAGCCCTGCAGTATGCTGTTGACACGCAGATGCGGGAGCTATCGCAGGTGCAGCAGCTCAAGACTTATTTTGACTCGGAGTTCATGGTGCTGGATGCCATCACCCTGCGCAACCTGGAGATAGTGAAGAACGTTAGGGGTGAGGGTAATGATTCCACCCTGCTGGGCGTGCTGGATGACACCAAGACACCCATGGGCGGAAGGCTTTTGCAGAAGTGGCTGCTCAAGCCTCTCGTATCTGTTGATGATATCAACCAGCGGCTGGATGCGGTCTCACAGCTCCTGGGCAGCACTCTTGTGAGGTTCGATCTCAGGTCCCACCTGTCCTATGTGAAGGACATGGAGAGACTGGTGGGAAGGGTCCTGTATGGCAATTCCAATGCAAGGGACCTGGTGGCACTCAGAAGGTCGCTGGAGGCCGTGCCACAGGTAACCGAGTCCATGGAAGGATACGGGAAGTCCGGGCTGCTGGCGGATATCGTCTCACAGCTCTTTTCTTTCAGGGAGCTGGAGGAGCTCACGGGCCTGATAGGCAGGGCGATAGTGGATGAACCTCCTGTAAGTGTCAGGGATGGCGGGATGATAAAGTCCGGCTATAATGATAGGCTGGACGAGCTAAGAGGCATGTCAAAGAGCGGCAAGCACTGGATAGCCGAGTTCCAGCAGAAGGAACGCGACAGGACCGGCATCAGGTCGCTGAAGGTGGGCTACAATAAGGTGTTCGGCTATTACCTGGAGGTCACCAAGGCCAATATATCCCAGGTACCGGACGATTACATCCGCAAGCAGACCATGACCAATGCGGAAAGGTTCTACACTCCGCAGCTCAAGGAGCGCGAGAGCGATATCCTCTCCGCTGACGAGAAGATGGTGGCCCTGGAGTATGAGATATTGTGCGAGATCAATACGGTTGTGGCCTCCCATGCAAAACAGCTGCAGGATATTGCTGCAACCCTTGGAATGCTGGATGTGCTTGCCAACTTCGCCGAAGTGGCGGCTAATAACAATTACATAAGGCCCGGGATCACCAGCGATTGCAAGCTGCTTATCAGGGACGGGAGGCATCCGGTGGTCGAGAGCGCGGTCCCGGGTGGTTTCGTACCCAATGATGCGGACATGGACTGCCAGAACAATCAGTTCATGCTTATAACAGGACCCAACATGGCAGGTAAGTCCACATACATGCGCCAGATCGCGATGATAGTCATCATGGCGCAGGCAGGGTCCTTTGTGCCTGCCTCACATGCGTCCATCGGCATAGTGGACAGGGTGTTCACCAGGGTCGGGGCTTTTGATGACCTTGCCAGCGGGCAGAGCACATTCATGGTGGAGATGGTGGAGCTTGCCAACATCCTGAACAATGCAACCCCAAGAAGCCTTGTACTGCTGGATGAGATTGGAAGGGGCACCAGCACCTATGATGGATATAGCATAGCAAAGGCAGTGGTGGAGTATATCCACAACAAGGGACGCGTTGGCGTGAGATCGCTCTTCGCTACCCACTACCACCAGCTCACCGAGCTTGCAGGCGGCCTGAAACGGGTGAAGAACTTTCACATCGCAGTAAAAGAAGAAGGTGACGATCTGGTCTTCCTGAGGAAGATCGTGCCCGGTGCCACGGACAAAAGCTATGGCATCCATGTGGCAAGGATAGCAGGAGTACCCTTGAGCGTTACCAAGAGAGCTCGTGAGATCCTTGAAGATATAGAGAACGAGAGCGCCATCAGTATGAACGATACCAGGGCCGGCAGGAAGCACCGCAATAATGCCAAGTACACCCAGCTCATACTCTTCGACCAGGCTGCCTCAGCAGAGGAAAGCAAACCGCATCCAGTTCTGGAGCAACTAAGGGAACTGGATGTCAACTCATTGACACCCCTTGAGGCGCTCAACAAGCTCAGCCAGATGAAGAGCAGGCTGGAACAAAAAGGATGA
- the arsB gene encoding ACR3 family arsenite efflux transporter, producing the protein MEEGRKKTKEKEASREIKNEIENGREEERELDFFSKYLSIWVAVCIVLGTAIGYLFPGFAQSLSRIEVANVSIPVALVLLVMMYPIMLKINFEEVLNVKRNSRPLTLTVIVNWVIKPFTMAFIAWLFMSVIFADLIPPMLQEEYIAGMILLGLAPCTAMVLVWTYLARGNINYALVQVSVNDLIILVLFAPLGALLVGVTTDFPVPVMTVFFSVLFYVAIPLSLAVITRHAAIRSKGVSWLENSLIRKIEWVTPAGLLVTLVLIFIFQGDKIINYPLHILLIAIPLVLQTYFIFFIGYMGARKLRIPYQEAAPSTFIGASNFFELAVAVALILFGIDSGATLATVVGVLVEVPVMLHLVSIMKKNRAKFRFGTMA; encoded by the coding sequence ATGGAAGAAGGACGGAAAAAAACAAAGGAAAAGGAAGCAAGTAGAGAAATAAAAAACGAAATCGAAAATGGAAGGGAAGAAGAAAGGGAGCTTGACTTTTTCAGTAAGTACCTGTCCATATGGGTTGCAGTCTGTATAGTACTGGGCACTGCAATAGGGTACCTGTTCCCGGGATTTGCGCAGTCCCTGAGCAGAATAGAAGTGGCTAATGTCTCCATTCCGGTGGCGCTCGTGCTGCTGGTGATGATGTATCCGATCATGCTGAAGATCAATTTTGAAGAGGTACTGAATGTCAAGAGGAATTCCAGGCCCCTTACACTTACGGTCATTGTTAACTGGGTCATCAAGCCCTTTACAATGGCCTTCATTGCCTGGCTGTTCATGAGCGTTATCTTCGCAGACCTCATACCGCCGATGCTCCAGGAAGAGTACATTGCAGGCATGATCCTGCTCGGTCTTGCCCCGTGTACTGCCATGGTGCTTGTGTGGACCTACCTTGCCAGGGGCAACATCAATTATGCGCTGGTGCAGGTTTCTGTGAACGATCTCATCATCCTCGTGCTGTTCGCCCCCCTGGGAGCACTGCTTGTGGGAGTGACCACGGACTTCCCGGTGCCTGTAATGACAGTCTTCTTCTCGGTGCTGTTCTATGTGGCAATACCCCTGTCCCTTGCGGTCATCACACGGCATGCGGCCATAAGAAGTAAAGGCGTTTCCTGGCTTGAGAACAGCCTCATCAGGAAGATAGAATGGGTGACCCCGGCGGGCCTGCTCGTAACGCTTGTCCTGATCTTCATCTTCCAGGGTGATAAGATAATCAATTACCCGCTGCACATCCTGCTCATAGCCATACCCCTGGTGCTGCAGACCTATTTCATATTCTTTATCGGGTACATGGGAGCCAGGAAACTCCGGATTCCCTATCAGGAAGCTGCCCCTTCCACATTCATCGGTGCCAGCAACTTCTTTGAGCTTGCTGTGGCAGTCGCCCTTATATTGTTCGGTATCGATTCGGGAGCCACGCTGGCAACCGTGGTAGGCGTGCTGGTGGAAGTGCCGGTGATGCTGCATCTGGTGAGCATCATGAAGAAAAACAGGGCCAAGTTCCGGTTTGGAACAATGGCATGA
- a CDS encoding multidrug effflux MFS transporter gives MHKPAELKNIVPLLALLTAFPAFSTDMILPAIPSLAVIWDKSLSVVNLILIAFFVTYAFFLLFYGPISDRYGRRRPLIAGISLYILASMLCAVANSAATLIAFRILQAAGAAASASLSMAMTKDIFSGKERERILAYIAIIMALAPMFAPILGGWILAYLSWHWIFFAQGMMGVIGLMGVLRTPETLKEASETPLSRVMHSYGKLLLNRNYVIMVLVMSVSLLPLYSFIAGSSALYINGFGLSEQNFSYFFAFNALALMAGSMSCLKLTGRTDSRYMITAGFAGIVLGAALILTIGQRGPWSFAIPMAIITYSIGISRPPSNHLVLEQVRKDAGSASSLLIFTYFTLGAVGMWLVSQDWTDRIRILGAIALSCGALVLVAWMILQRKNIVHIRS, from the coding sequence ATGCACAAACCCGCCGAACTAAAGAACATAGTACCGCTGCTGGCACTTTTGACAGCCTTCCCTGCCTTTTCCACGGACATGATCCTGCCAGCCATCCCTTCCCTTGCAGTGATATGGGACAAGTCCCTCTCAGTGGTCAATCTCATCCTCATTGCCTTTTTCGTAACCTATGCTTTTTTCCTGCTGTTCTACGGCCCCATATCGGACAGGTACGGGCGACGCAGGCCCCTGATAGCCGGCATCTCGCTATACATCCTGGCCAGCATGCTCTGTGCAGTGGCAAACAGCGCGGCAACGCTCATTGCATTCCGTATACTTCAGGCAGCAGGAGCTGCAGCCAGTGCATCCTTGTCAATGGCAATGACCAAGGACATCTTCTCGGGCAAGGAAAGGGAGAGGATACTTGCCTATATAGCCATAATCATGGCGCTGGCCCCCATGTTTGCCCCAATCCTGGGAGGCTGGATACTTGCATACCTCTCATGGCACTGGATATTCTTTGCCCAGGGAATGATGGGAGTGATAGGCCTTATGGGTGTCCTGAGGACACCGGAGACCCTGAAGGAAGCATCCGAAACACCTCTCTCAAGGGTAATGCATTCATACGGAAAGCTCCTGCTTAACAGGAACTACGTCATCATGGTCCTGGTGATGTCCGTGAGCCTCCTGCCGCTATACAGCTTCATTGCCGGTTCCTCTGCCCTGTACATCAACGGATTTGGCCTGAGCGAGCAGAACTTCAGTTACTTCTTCGCCTTCAACGCCCTGGCACTCATGGCAGGGTCGATGTCATGCCTGAAACTCACAGGAAGGACAGACTCACGATACATGATAACAGCCGGATTTGCAGGGATTGTGCTGGGAGCAGCACTGATCCTTACGATCGGCCAGCGCGGCCCATGGAGCTTTGCCATCCCCATGGCGATAATAACCTATTCCATCGGCATCAGCCGCCCGCCCAGCAATCACCTCGTTCTTGAGCAGGTGCGCAAGGACGCAGGCTCAGCATCATCTTTACTGATATTCACCTATTTCACACTGGGGGCAGTGGGCATGTGGCTGGTGTCCCAGGACTGGACGGACCGGATACGGATATTGGGCGCTATCGCCCTGAGCTGCGGCGCCCTTGTGCTGGTTGCGTGGATGATACTGCAAAGAAAGAATATTGTCCACATCCGCTCATAA